One segment of Arvicanthis niloticus isolate mArvNil1 chromosome 5, mArvNil1.pat.X, whole genome shotgun sequence DNA contains the following:
- the Tent5b gene encoding terminal nucleotidyltransferase 5B, which yields MMPSESGAESLEQPAAQVGTGAASAVATAGAAGGGPDPEASSASLGRHQSRLSWPQVKRLDALLKEPIPIHGRGNFPTLSVQPQQIVKVVRSSLEEQGLRVHSVRLHGSAASHVLHPESGLGYKDLDLVFQMDLQSEASFQLTKAVVLACLLDFLPVGVSRAKITPLTLKEAYVQKLVKVCTDLDRWSLISLSNKSGKNVELKFVDSVRRQFEFSIDSFQIILDSLLLFGQCSSTPMSETFHPTVTGESLYGDFAEALEHLQHRVIATRSPEEIRGGGLLKYCHLLVRGFRPRPSTDVRALQRYMCSRFFIDFPDLVEQRRILERYLEAHFGGAEAARRYACLVTLHQVVNESTVCLMSHERRQTLDLIAMLALQALAEQGPAAMAALAWRRPGSDGVVPATVNYYVTPMQPLLPRAHSYPTWLPCN from the exons ATGATGCCGTCGGAGAGTGGAGCTGAGAGCCTGGAGCAGCCAGCTGCACAGGTGGGGACCGGTGCAGCCTCGGCAGTGGCCACGGCTGGGGCGGCCGGCGGCGGCCCGGACCCGGAGGCCTCCTCGGCCTCTCTGGGACGGCACCAGAGCCGGCTGAGCTGGCCACAGGTGAAGAGGCTGGACGCGCTGCTGAAAGAGCCGATCCCCATCCACGGGCGAGGCAACTTCCCCACGCTGAGTGTGCAGCCCCAGCAGATCGTGAAG GTGGTCCGCAGCAGCTTGGAAGAACAGGGATTGCGTGTACACAGTGTGCGCCTGCACGGCTCAGCGGCGAGTCATGTGCTGCACCCCGAGAGTGGCCTGGGCTACAAGGACCTGGACCTGGTGTTCCAGATGGACCTGCAGAGCGAAGCATCCTTCCAGCTGACCAAGGCAGTGGTCCTGGCTTGCCTGCTGGACTTCCTGCCAGTGGGAGTGAGCCGGGCCAAGATCACGCCGCTAACACTCAAGGAGGCCTACGTGCAGAAGCTGGTGAAAGTGTGCACAGACCTGGACCGCTGGAGCCTCATCTCATTATCCAACAAGAGCGGTAAGAACGTGGAACTCAAGTTTGTGGACTCTGTGAGGCGCCAGTTCGAATTCAGCATCGACTCCTTCCAGATCATCCTGGACTCGCTGCTTCTCTTTGGACAGTGCTCATCCACACCAATGTCGGAGACCTTCCACCCTACGGTGACCGGTGAGAGCCTATATGGGGACTTCGCTGAGGCCTTGGAGCACCTGCAGCACCGTGTCATTGCCACACGCAGCCCCGAGGAGATCCGAGGTGGTGGCCTTCTCAAGTACTGCCACCTCCTGGTACGGGGCTTCCGGCCAAGGCCCAGCACTGACGTTCGTGCCCTACAGCGATACATGTGTTCCCGTTTCTTCATCGACTTTCCCGACCTGGTGGAACAGAGGCGCATTCTGGAGCGCTACCTGGAGGCCCACTTCGGTGGAGCAGAAGCAGCCCGCCGGTATGCTTGCCTTGTGACACTGCACCAGGTGGTCAACGAGAGTACAGTGTGCCTCATGAGCCATGAGCGCCGCCAGACTCTAGACCTTATTGCCATGCTAGCCCTCCAGGCACTAGCTGAACAAGGCCCTGCTGCCATGGCTGCCCTGGCCTGGCGACGGCCTGGCTCAGATGGGGTTGTACCAGCCACTGTTAATTACTATGTGACCCCCATGCAGCCTCTGCTGCCCCGAGCTCACTCCTATCCTACCTGGCTGCCTTGCAACTGA